CCGCGgcatcatcttcctcctcctaaCAGGTAGCTTCTTCGCCCTGGCTTTCTCAGAGGTCCACGTCAGCGTCAAGAACCGGCTGGGGAGCGGCAAGAACATGACCCTCCATTGCCAGTCCGAAGACGACGATCTGGGGGAGCAGAACGTTGCAGACGGAAGCGAATTCGGGTGGGATTTCAACGTGAATGTGTGGGGTACGACTCTGTTTTACTGTGACATGGGATGGGAAAGTGTGCAGGATTATCAATTCGATGCGTATTCGTTCGCTAGAGACTTGGTTCGCTGCGATGCGCAGTGCTTGTGGCTTGTCTCTGAGGAGGGCATGTATGGCTTTAATGGGCAAACTGGGTTTTGGGAGTACATTTACCAGTGGCCAAGTGGACTAGAATTGgcgaaaaagaaattatgattgTGATGCGGTTGAGAAGCTTCTTAATGCTAAGTGTCAATTGGGGTGGTCAAAAATGTCTCGACCTGCAAGCGAGAGGAGGATTCGGTAGTGATTCCCGTATTGAATAAATTGACTCTATCTTGAACTCAGTTTGGAGATATCATTTCCCATGTGAATGTC
The nucleotide sequence above comes from Eucalyptus grandis isolate ANBG69807.140 chromosome 2, ASM1654582v1, whole genome shotgun sequence. Encoded proteins:
- the LOC104429177 gene encoding self-incompatibility protein S1, yielding MFSIHEKNGYGPAWLRKKLKHSQGGDMDASTKLRSRGIIFLLLTGSFFALAFSEVHVSVKNRLGSGKNMTLHCQSEDDDLGEQNVADGSEFGWDFNVNVWGTTLFYCDMGWESVQDYQFDAYSFARDLVRCDAQCLWLVSEEGMYGFNGQTGFWEYIYQWPSGLELAKKKL